AGTAACAAAACCTTTTGATTTTGAAGGACCTGCAAGGGCAAAAATTGCGGAAGAAGGATTAAAAAAATTAAAAGATGTAGTTGATACTTATATAGTAATTAATAATCAAAAACTTACAACAATAGCAGGTAAGAAATTTACTTTTTTAGAAGCTTTTAAATTGGTTGATGATATTTTATATAAAGCAGTAAGAGGTATTACAGATTTAATATTAGTACCTGGACTTGTAAATGTTGATTTTGCAGATGTAAAAACAATTATGGAAAGTGGAGGAAAAGCTTTAATTGGTGTTGGAAGTGGAAAAGGTGAAAATAAAATAGAAGATGCAGTTTATAATGCAACAAATTCACCACTTCTTGAAGGTACTTCTATAGAAGGAGCAAGAAAACTTTTAGTAAATGTAGAAGTGAGTCCTGATTTATCTTATTCAGATGTTGAAGAATCTATTGCACAAATAAGAGAGCTTGCCCATGAAGAGGCACATATTATATTTGGTGCAGCCCTTGATATGAATTCGGAAGATGAAATTAGAATAACAGTTGTAGCTACCGATTTTGAAACAGAAGAAGATAAGAAAAAAGCACCTAAATTTGAAAGAAAACATCCAAGATTTAAAGAACTTTTAGAAGAAGAAGAAAAAAAAGAACCAGAGAAAAAAAGCTTTATTGAAGAAACTTCTTATGATGAACTTGATATACCTACTTATTTAAGAAAAAAGAAAAACAAAGGCAATACGACGTGAAAATTAGTTATGCTGATATTTTAACTATAGCAAGATTATTTATAACACCATTACTGATTTATACCATATTAAATGATTATTATTATATCTCTGCAATACTTATTATTATTTCTATAATTACAGACTGGTTAGATGGGATTGTAGCTAGGAATTTTGAAGATGTTACAAATTACGGAAAGCTTTTAGACCCTGCAGTTGATAAAATTTTCATAATATCTGTTTTGGCTGCTTTTATTGAGAAACAGATGGTTTCTTCTTTTGCTTTATTTCTTGTTGTAGCTAGAGAGTTTTTAATTACCTGGTTTCGTTCTGTAATGGTTAATAAAGGAATTGTTGTTCCAGCTTCTTCTCTTGGAAAAATAAAAACAACCTTACAACTTATTGCAGTATTTATATTATCTTTAAATTATGTAATGATAGGAAATATTGTATTATGGATTTCAATTTTTGTAGCTTATATTTCTGCCATTGATTACTTTAAACTTTTATTTAAGGAAAAAATATGGAACTAAATTTTTATTTATATATTATTGGTACATATTTAATAGCTTCAATTCCTTTTGGATATGTAATAGGTAAATTATTTGGTAAAGACGTAACAAAAGAAGGTAGTGGAAATATAGGTGCTACCAATGTAACAAGAACTATTGGCAAAAAAGCTGGTATTTTAGTACTTATTCTTGATTTATTAAAAGGATTTTTACCTGTGTATTATGCAAAATATTTATTTTGGGACACTAAATTAGTGGCTATCATTGCAGTAACTGCTGTAATTGGACATTGTTTTTCTATATTCATGAAATTTAAAGGTGGAAAAGGAGTAGCTACTGGTTTTGGGGTTTTAATAGCTTTATCTGGTAAAGTTGCTTTTATTACCTTTTTAATATGGCTTGGAACTTTTTTAGTATCAGGTTATGTTTCTTTAGCATCTATTATTGCATCTTCTTTTTCTTGGATAATTATCTATTATCTTATTGGAGATTTAAATATAACTATAGCAGTTTTTATCTCATCTTTGATTATATTTATTAAACATTCTAAAAATATAGATAGACTTATAAACGGTACAGAACACAGATTTATTTACAAGTAACTATTTTCTATTTTTGATTCTAAAGGCAGATTCAATTCCTTTAATAGATTTAACAGCATTCAGTACTGAATCAAGTTGAGCTTTATTTTTTACAGATAAAATAAAATCGTTTATAGCTTTACCATCTGAGCGAGTTCTTATTGTTGCTTTTGATATATTAGAGTTTTTAGATGCTATAGCTGAGGATATTTCAGCTAAAACGCCTGGTCTATCTTCAGAAATCACTCTTATAGAAACATTATAGTTTGCATTATTTATGTTATCAGACCAACATATATCTACTTTTTTTTCTGGTTGTTTTTCTAATATATTTTTTATATTTAAACAGTCTTTTAAATGTATAGTTATACCTTTTCCTTTTGTAACAATGCCTACAATATCATCACCAGGAATAGGCTCACAACATTTTGCGATACTACACATTATATTACTTATTCCATCAACTTCTATAACAGAATCTTTTTGTTGAACTTTATTATTTTCTTCTTTATATTCTTCTTTTTTATCTCCTGATTTTAAAAATCTTATTACTTTGTTTAAAGATAATTTTCCATCTCCAAGGGCAGCTAAGAAATCTTCATAAGTTTTAAAATTAAATCTTTCAAGTAATTTTTTCTTTTCTATTTCTGATAAGGAGTTTATACTCTTACCTATTCTTTTTAGAAGTTTATCAAATAGTTTTTCACCAAATTTTATACTTCTTTTTCTTTCTATTTTATGTAAGTAGCTTTTTATATTAGATTTTGCCTTTGAAGAAACTACAAAATTTAGCCAATCTCTATTTGGTTTTTTATGGGGAGAAGTTATTATTTCAACTACATCACCATTTTTTAGCTTTGTATTTAAAGGTACTAATCTTCCATTGACTTTAGCACCTGAACATTTATGTCCTACTTGTGTATGAATATTATAAGCAAAATCTACAGGAGTAGCATCAACTGGAAGTTTTATTAAATCTCCTTTTGGGGTAAATACAAATATCTCTTCATTGTTCAAGTCTTGTTTTACATTATCAATAAGATTTGAAGATGGATTTTCTTTTATAGATTCAAGAATATTTCTAAGCCATACAAAAGATTGTAAATCTTTTTCAGAAAGTTTTTCTCCACCTTTATATCGCCAATGGGCAGCAATACCTTCTTCTGCTATTTTATGCATTTTAAAGGTTTTTATCTGAATTTCTACAAATTTTCCTTCTGGTCCAACTATAGTTGTATGTAATGCTTGGTAAAGATTTGATTTTGGTAGTGATATATAATCTTTAAATCTTCCAGGTACAGGTTTAAAGATTGAATGGATTAATCCTAAGGTTAAATAACAATCTTTAACATCTTCTACAAGTATTCTTATTCCATAAATATCATATATATCAGTAAGCTTTAGATTTTTTCTTATTGTTTTTTCATAAATACTGTATAAATGTTTTGAGCGATATTGTATTTCATACTTAATATTTTGTTTTTTTAATAGTTCTTCTATCTGTGGAACTATTTTTTCTTTTAAATATCTTTCTTGATTTTCTTTTGATTGTGCTACATAAGTTGTTATTTTTTTGTACTCTTCTGGATATAGATATTTAAAGGATATATCTTCAAGCTCTCCTTTTATATTCCAAAGACCAAGTCTTGCAGCAAGAGGTGCATATATTTCTAAGGTTTCTTTTGCTTTTTCTTTTTGTTTATGCTCTGGTAAATACTGAAAAGTTCTTGCATTATGAAGTCTATCTGCAATTTTTACAAGAATTACTCTTATATCATTTGCCATTGAAACTATCATTTTTCTAAAATTTTCAGCTTCTGCTTCTTCTTTTGTTTTAAAATGATATTTTCCTATTTTTGTTACTCCATCTACTATTTCAGCAACTTTTTTACCAAATAACTTTTCTATTTCTTTAAGGTTAGTATCTGTATCTTCAACAACATCATGAAGTAATGCTGAAATAATTGATATTTTATCAAGCTTTAAGTCAGCTAAAATAATAGCCGCCTCTATTGGATGAATATAATAAGGTTCTCCTGATTTTCTTACTTGCCCTTCATGTTTTTCTACTATATATTCAGCAGCTTTTTTTATATCTTTTATATCTTCTTTATCTAAATAATTTAACTTATCAATAAGCTTTTGAATCTCTTTTTCTTTATCTAAAACTTTCATTTGATTAGTATAAACCTTTTAATCTTTTATTAAAAGAATTTAATCCAGATATTAATTTAAGCTATAAGCTCTATCATAATTAGTCTATTAAATCAAAACTTAAAGGTGTTCCTTTTTCTATATCTTTCCTAGCTTTTCTTCCTAAAACTTGAGGTAAATATTTTGGATGTAATCCATATCCTGGCCTTACACTTCTTACATTTTCTTTTGTAAATATCTCTCCTTTTTTTATATCTTTTGCTACATATAAACTTCTTGCAAACTGTCTTGATTTTTTTCTTTTTTCATTTAAGCTATAATCAATTTTTCCTATTAATTTTTCTGTATCTCTAACTGCTTTTACCATCTGAGCAAACTCTTCTTTGTCTAAGGAAAATGCTGCATCAGGTCCACCAAGAGATTTATCTAATATAAAATGTTTTTCAATAACTTTAGCTCCAAGGGTAGTAGCTACAATAGGAGCAGTTGTTCCTAAGGTATGATCTGAAAAACCTGCAACTACTCCAAAGGTTTGAGCTAAATTTGGTATCATCGCTAAATTTGCATCTTCTAAAGGAGCTGGATAAGCAGAAGTACATTTTAAAAGGATTATATCATTATTTCCAACACTTCTACATATTTCTACAACATCTTGTATCTCTTCTATAGTAGCTATTCCTGTACTAATTATAATTGGCTTTCCTTTTGATGCAGTATATCTTACAAGCTCATAATCTGTAATTTCAAAAGATGCTATTTTATATGCTATAGGATTAAATTGCTCTAAAAAATCAACTGCTGTTTTATCAAATGGTGTTGAAAATATATCTATTCCTATTTCTTTTGCATAATTAAATAGTTCTTCATGCCATTCCCAAGGAGTCATTGCTTCTTTATAAAGCTGATATAAGGTTTTTCCATCCCAAAGGGTTCCACCTTTTATTATGAAATCTTCTTTATTACAGTTTAAAGTTAAGGAATCTGGTGTATATGTTTGAAGTTTTACTGCATTGGCACCAATTTCTTTTGCAACCTTTATACTTTCTTTAGCAATTTCTAAGCTTCCATTATGATTTGCACTAAGTTCTGCAACTATATAAACTCCATCTTTTTCTAAATCATGACTGCCTATTTTCATTTGTTAGCTCCATACAGATAATCTTTTTATTATTAATTACTTTTTCCCCTATTTTTCTAAAATTATAGCGTTTATATAAATTCCTCGCTTTTTTATTTTCATTAAAAACTTCCAACTTCAATTTTTTTAATTTCAAAATATTAAAAGCAAATTCAATAACAGTTTCTATTAAAATTTTTCCTATTCCTACAGTTTTTTCATAAGGATTTTTATAAAGACCAAATTTTGCTTCTTTTTTGTTATTGTCAATATCGTAAAAATCAATTACACCTATATACTTATCCTCTTTTTTAACTAAAAAGTAAAGTTTATCTTTTTTATTTTTTAAACTTTCAATAAAGTTTAAATGCTCATCTAAACTTATTTCATACTGGTTATACATCCACTTTCTTATATCTGGATGATTTCTCCATTCTAAAATCATCTTTTTTTGCTTTAATGGCAAATATATAAAATTTATTAATTCAACTTCTTTTATTTTTATATTTTCTTTCATATTGTTATTAACTCGTAAACTATATTCCTTGAACCGTTACCATTAACATATTTTCTTCCAATTTTTGACATATTTTCTCGTATTTTTTTATTTTCAAGTTTTTTAATTAAGTTTAATATATTTTCTAATAAATTTTTATTATCATAAAATCCTGCATAAGCTAAAAAGCCTATTTCTTCCCATTTTTTTACACTTTTTAATTGATTATCTGCAACTGCTACTGCTATTGTTGGAACGCCAACTCTTGCAAGCTCATATAATGTTTGTCCACCTGCAGATATAGTTAAATCTACTTTTAACATTAATTCTTTCATTTCTTTTGCAGACGCATCATAAATAAAAAATATGTTTTTATCTTTTATATCTTTTATCCAATCAGTTTGTTTAAATCCTTTTCCTATTACTACATATTTGTTAATATCTGGATATTCTTTATTTAATAAGTTTAAAATTTTTGGGGTCATATTTCTTAAATCATCGCCACCAAATGTTATTAAAACATTTTTAATCTTTTCATTTATTATCTTTTCTGGCACTTCCCAAAACTCTTTTCTTAAAGGTGTATATTTTGTACCAAGTAAATATTTAATATCTTTTTTTATAGGATAATCTAAATCTGTAGCATGGATATTTCCATTTATAACAATACCTTTTGGATAATCTATTCTTTTATTATCATCAATATATACAGAAAGTTTTACAATATTGCTTACTTTTTCATAAAAATCTTTATCTGCTAAATAGCTATCAATTAGAACTATATCACTATCTTTTAATATTTTAAAAATATCTTTATTTTCAAGCCAGTTAAATATTTCATAGTTAGTATTTTTTACAATATCTTTTACAGTTTCATCTGCATTTAGTATAAGTTTTGGTTTTATCTTTTTTGTTTCAAAAGCTTGATAAATAGATATACATCTTGTAATATGACCAAAACCTATCTCTTTTCCGCCTTCTGTAAGTATATATATTTTCATTTTTCAAGTAGTTTTAGTGCATTATAAAGTTCTTGCATTTTTAAAAGTTTTTTTGCATCTTCAATCTCTTCTTCTAAGGAAAGATATATTTTCTTTTGTAAGACTTTTTTATTTATAAGCTTTAACCAAGGTTTTTTATTAAATAATTTTATTATATCGTAAGCATCAAAAAATGGATTTTCCCAGTATAGATAATCAAAAACTGATGCAAGTAGTGCATAATCTTCTTCTGTATCTAAGGTTATTCTAATATCTGGTGCAGTTAATTCTTTTGGTGCTTCTAAAGAGGATATTTTAAATTTATCTTTATTTGTAGTATGAATATATGGACATACATGCTCTTTTTCAAAATCTTTGGCAGCTTTGCAATAAGCTTTTTCTAAAGCTTCAAAAGATATTACTTCTACATCTAATCCATGAGGAAATGTTCTTTTTATTGTATTTGAAGTATAATCTGCTTTTTCTTTTATATGTTTTATAATAGATTTATCTATAATATTCCAATCTATACAAGGACAGTCACTTGTAATTCTAACTATAATATCAATTTTATTTTCTTTTGCAGATAAATAATATCTTTCTAAAACATTTTCTTTACTACCTTTAAACCATTTAACCTGTTCTTTTTCTGCAATTTTTACAATCTCTTCATCTTCTTTATCTTTTGTTGTAGCTATTATAATCTCATCTATATTATTAGATTTTTTAACTCTTCTTATTACTTGTTGTAAAACTGTAATATCTGAATCATAAGGAAGAGGTTTTAATACCTTTTTTGGAAGTCTTGTAGAAGAAGTTCTTGCTTGTATTATTGTTCCTATTTTCATATGAATACCTTAAAAACTTTTTCTATAACATACTCTATATCTTTTTCGGTCATAGCTGGAAAAATAGGAAGAGATATTTCTCTTTTGTAAAAATCTTCTGCTATTGGACATAATCCTTTTTTATAACCAAGATTTTGATAATATGGTTGTAAATAAACAGGTATATAATGAACTTGAACACCTACGCCTTCTTTTCTTAAAGATCTAAAAATTTCTGCTTTCTTCTCTTTATATTTATCTTTTAATTTTATTGGATAAAGATGATATGAATGATAAGCATAATCTTTTTCTACTGGTAAATCAAAATATGGATTATCTTTAAAAGCTTTGTTATATATTTTAGCTATATTTCTTCTTTTTTCTATAAATCTATTTAGTTTTTTTAACTGAGATATTCCAAGAGAAGCCTGAATATCAGTCATTCTATAGTTATAGCCTAAATACTGCATCTCATAATACCAATCGCCATCTGGATTATTTATAAATCTATCTTTTGTAATACCATGATTTCTAAAGATTAAAAGTTTTTCATATATTTCTTTATTATTTGTTAAAACTGCTCCACCTTCTCCTGTTGTAATATGTTTTACAGGATGAAAGCTAAAAATAGTAACATCTGAATATTTGCAATTTCCTATTCTTTCATTTTTATATTTTGCACCAAGGGCATGACATGCATCTTCTACTATTTTTAGGTTGTATTTATCAGCTAATTCTTTAACCTTTTCCATATCTACAGGATGACCTGAATAATGAACAACTGATAATAGCTTTGTCTTATCTGTAATTTTTTCTTCTATTTTTGATATATCTATATTTCCTGTATCTTTTTCTATATCAACAAAAACAGGTTTTGCTCCTAAATAAAGTCCTGCATTTGAAGTTGCTACAAATGTCATAGGTGTTGTTATAAATTCATCATCTTTTTTTAAATCTAAAGCAAAATATGCTCCATGTAGGGCAGAAGTCCCACTGTTAAAAACTACTGCATATTTTGCACCAACATAAGATGCTAAAGCTTCTTCAAATTCCTTTATTTTAGGTCCTTGAGTAATAAAATCTGATTTTAAAACCTCTACAACTGCTTTTATATCATCTTCATCTATAAATTGTTTTCCATAAGGAATAAAATTTTCCATTAGTAAACAATATCTATTTTATTTAATAGCTCTTTTAAATCTTCTACAGATAACCAATCTTTATTTGTATCTGATGAGTATCTAAATCCTTCTTCTACTTTTTTCCCGCCTTCTTTAAAATGTTTTTTGTAGTTCCACCAATCAAAATTTGGATAGATAATGTAATGATCTTCATACTCATAGGTTGTTCTTGAATCTTCTTCTGTTATCATTACTTCATGTAATTTTTCACCTTCTCTTATTCCTATCTCTTTCAATTTACATTCAGGGCATATTGCTTTTGCTAAATCAGTTATTTTAAAAGATGGTATTTTTGATATATAAACTTCTCCACCTTTTGCTTCTCTTATAGCTTTTAAGACTAAATCAACACCTTCATCTAAGCTTATCCAAAATCTTGTCATTCTAAAATCTGTAATTGGAAGTTCTTTTGCACCTTCTTTTACAAGTTTTAAGAAAAATGGAATTACTGAACCTCTACTTCCTGCAACATTTCCATATCTAACAACACTAAATCTTGTTTTTTTACCACCTGCATAAGCATTTGCCGAAACAAATAACTTATCTGAAACAAGTTTTGTAGCTCCATAAAGATTAACAGGATTTACTGCTTTATCAGTTGAAAGTGCTACCACCTTTTCTACTCCCCTATCAATAGCTGCATTTATTATATTTTCAGCACCACCAATATTTGTTTTTACTGCTTCAATTGGGTTATATTCCATTAAAGGAACATGCTTTAAAGCTGCTGCATGAACAACAATATCAACTCCATCAAATGCTCTATAAAGTCTTTCTTTATCTCTTACATCTCCTATAAAAAATCTTAATTTAGTTTTATATTCAGCAAACTCTTTTTGCATTAAATACTGTTTATACTCATCTCTTGAATAGATAATAATTTTTTTAGGATTAAAATCTTTTAATAATCTTTTAGTAAACTTTTTTCCAAAGGAACCTGTCCCACCTGTAATTAATATTGTTTTTCCATTTAGCATTTTTTTACCTTAAAATTTTATATTACTGCTTCTAACCAGTTATCTCCAAGTTCTTTAACTATTTCAAGAGAAGGGTCATAATCCTTTTTTAAATTTTCAAGAATTAACATTAAATCATCTACACAATCAGGAGAAGTAAGAAGGTCTAAATAACCTTCTTTACCTATTCTTGTCCTTGGAAGAGCTATTCTCCCATGTCCATCTATCACCATAGATATAAAATTTAATTTTTTAGGATCGACTTTTATTAGTAAATTTATCCCTTTTATTGATTTTATATCTAGTTTTTCTAAAAGCTCTTCAGATAACATTAAAAAGAAGCTCCAAGTAAGTTTATTTCTGTTATTGTATTATTTTTGCCACCTACGGTTTTAGTTTGTTTTATATTAATTTGAGGAATCCCTGCATATATTTTCCCATTATTTATTTCAACTAAAGCAGTTTGTGATTCATAAACTCCAACTCCAGCACCAAGTATTAAACCAAGAAATACCCCTGTACCTACCTTTTTACCAAAATTTTCCCCATCTATTACATATAAAGCAAGACCACCTAATCCACCTATTCCTGCTCCATATAAACTATCTCTGAAGATTATCTGTCCGTCAAGAGCTTTTGCTTGCTGTGTTCCTAAAATAGCTAATCCTGTTAAAACTGTTAATATCTTTTTTTTCATTTTCTTCCCTCTGCAAATAATTTATTATATTCAGTATAAATCTTCCAAATATATTTAGACTCGCTTTTTGCTTTTCTACCTTTATTATAGCAATCTATAGATTTCCAAGTAATACCAAATTTATCTACACATTGTCTTAAAACCCAAGCACCAACAAAAACATTTTGACAAGGATTAAATAAATCATCTTTTTTTATAGAAAACCTTTCTAATACAGGTAGCCAATTACTATTAATCTGCATTAATCCTATATCATAACTTCCATCTTTATTTTTATGTATAGCTTTTGGATTTAAATTACTTTCAACTTTTGCAATTACATAAAGAAGATATGGATTTATTCCATACCTTTCTCCTGCTTCTTCAAAACAATAATTTTTATTTTCAGCAAAACTACTAACAAATATTAGTAATAAGCTAAGAAAAATTAATCTTAACATTTTTTATTATTTTCTAAATATTTTTCAAAAGGAATTTTCTTATAGCAACTACTTCCTATGAAATCAACTAAATTTGCAAAGTTATCTTTTGGTACATATCCTGTAAATTTATATAAAAGTTTGTAATTTTGTGTTGGGTCAAATATAGCAGTAGTAGGAAAACCTTGAACATGATAAAGATAAGCTAAAACTTTTTCTTCCATCTCATTTTTAGTTTCTGGATCTATAACTTTTCTGTTTCCATATACATTTACTATTGCAACTTCAATATTATTTTTTATTAACTTTTCTTTAAAATCCAACTGATTTAAAACTTCTTTATTTAATTTACTGCAGTATTGACATTCCTCAGATTCAAAAACAATCATTAAATATTTATGATTTTTCATTGCATCTTTTATTACAGGATAAGGATCAACTTTAAATTTTTCAGATTGTTGATTTTCTTTTTTATTACATGCTGAAATTGCTAAAAACAAAACGAATATAGAAAAAATAGTTAAAATTTTTCTCATTTTAATCTCCTATCTTAATTTTTTTAAAGTTTCTTCTATTCTATTTAGTCCTTCTTTTATATTTTCCATTGAAGTTGCATAAGACATTCTTATATAACCTTCAGCTCCAAAAGCAGAACCAGGAACAACTGCAACTTTTCCTTCTTCAAGTAAATACTCAGCAAAATCTATATCATTTTTTATATTTCCTTTAATATACTGCTTTATATTTGGAAACACATAAAAAGCTCCTTGTGGTTTTACACATTTTATACCTTCAATATTGTTTAATCTTTCAACTATATAATCCCTTCTTTTTATAAATTCCTCTCTCATCATTTTCGGAAATTTTCCATTATCTTTTAAAGCTTCTAAAGCTCCATACTGAGCAAAAGATGTTGGATTTGATACTGTTTGACTTTGCATAGATGCTATAGCTTTTGTATATTTTTCAGGTGCTGCTACCCAGCCAAGTCTCCAACCTGTCATAGAGTATGATTTAGAAAATGCTCCGACAGTAAAGGTAATATCTCTAACCTCTTTTGATAATGATGCAATACTAAAATGAGGCTCATCATAAGCAAACTCTTCATAACATTCATCAGAAATTATCATTATTCCTTTTTCAAGACAAACTTCAGCTATTTTTTCAAGTTCTTTCTTTGGTATTACTGCTCCTGTTGGATTTGAAGGTGTGTTTATTACTACTGCTTTAGTTTTATCTGAAATATTTTCTTTTAATAAATCTGCTGTAAATACAAACTCATTTTCTTCAGAAGTTAAAGGTGTTTTGTATGTGCCATCACAAAGTTTTATCTGTTCTGTATATGAAACCCAATAAGGAGCTGGTACAATTACTTCATCTTCTGGATTTAATAAGATAGCAAATATTTCATAAAGAGCCATTTTAGCCCCTGGAGTAATTACAACTTCTGAAGGTTGGTATTCAATATTATTTTTTTCTTTTAATTTTTGTGCTACTGCTTCTCTCAACTGAGGAATTCCTGCTGAAGGTGTATATTTTGTTTTTCCTTCTTTTAAAGCTTTAATAGCTGCTTCTTTTACATAATCTGGCGTATCAAAATCAGGCTCTCCAGCTCCAAAACCTATTACGTCAATACCTTGAGCTTTTAATTGATTTGCTTTTGCTGTAATCACAAGTGTTGCTGATGGTTTTACCTTTTTTATTCTGTTTGAAAGTTCCATTGATACCTCTTTGAAATTAAGATTTAATATAAATTATACAAATCTTTAAAAAAGTTGTAAAACAAAAATAAAAATACCCTAAATTAGAATTTTCCCTTTTGTATGATATTATTTTTTTATGATTTTACTTGACTTAAATAAACTTGGAAATATTGAGCAGGCTACTTTTTTAGAAAGGCCTAATAGATTTAAATCAATTTGTGAAAAAGATGGTAAAACTATTACCTGTCATGTGGCAGACCCTGGCAGATTAAAAGAAATTTTTATAAAAGGTAGAAAAGTTTTTATTATAAAAAATAAACCTGGACTAAAAACAGATTATAAGAT
The Hydrogenothermus marinus DNA segment above includes these coding regions:
- the pseC gene encoding UDP-4-amino-4,6-dideoxy-N-acetyl-beta-L-altrosamine transaminase yields the protein MENFIPYGKQFIDEDDIKAVVEVLKSDFITQGPKIKEFEEALASYVGAKYAVVFNSGTSALHGAYFALDLKKDDEFITTPMTFVATSNAGLYLGAKPVFVDIEKDTGNIDISKIEEKITDKTKLLSVVHYSGHPVDMEKVKELADKYNLKIVEDACHALGAKYKNERIGNCKYSDVTIFSFHPVKHITTGEGGAVLTNNKEIYEKLLIFRNHGITKDRFINNPDGDWYYEMQYLGYNYRMTDIQASLGISQLKKLNRFIEKRRNIAKIYNKAFKDNPYFDLPVEKDYAYHSYHLYPIKLKDKYKEKKAEIFRSLRKEGVGVQVHYIPVYLQPYYQNLGYKKGLCPIAEDFYKREISLPIFPAMTEKDIEYVIEKVFKVFI
- the pseB gene encoding UDP-N-acetylglucosamine 4,6-dehydratase (inverting); its protein translation is MLNGKTILITGGTGSFGKKFTKRLLKDFNPKKIIIYSRDEYKQYLMQKEFAEYKTKLRFFIGDVRDKERLYRAFDGVDIVVHAAALKHVPLMEYNPIEAVKTNIGGAENIINAAIDRGVEKVVALSTDKAVNPVNLYGATKLVSDKLFVSANAYAGGKKTRFSVVRYGNVAGSRGSVIPFFLKLVKEGAKELPITDFRMTRFWISLDEGVDLVLKAIREAKGGEVYISKIPSFKITDLAKAICPECKLKEIGIREGEKLHEVMITEEDSRTTYEYEDHYIIYPNFDWWNYKKHFKEGGKKVEEGFRYSSDTNKDWLSVEDLKELLNKIDIVY
- a CDS encoding DUF4911 domain-containing protein; its protein translation is MLSEELLEKLDIKSIKGINLLIKVDPKKLNFISMVIDGHGRIALPRTRIGKEGYLDLLTSPDCVDDLMLILENLKKDYDPSLEIVKELGDNWLEAVI
- a CDS encoding glycine zipper family protein, with amino-acid sequence MKKKILTVLTGLAILGTQQAKALDGQIIFRDSLYGAGIGGLGGLALYVIDGENFGKKVGTGVFLGLILGAGVGVYESQTALVEINNGKIYAGIPQINIKQTKTVGGKNNTITEINLLGASF
- a CDS encoding lytic transglycosylase domain-containing protein, giving the protein MLRLIFLSLLLIFVSSFAENKNYCFEEAGERYGINPYLLYVIAKVESNLNPKAIHKNKDGSYDIGLMQINSNWLPVLERFSIKKDDLFNPCQNVFVGAWVLRQCVDKFGITWKSIDCYNKGRKAKSESKYIWKIYTEYNKLFAEGRK
- a CDS encoding thioredoxin family protein, giving the protein MRKILTIFSIFVLFLAISACNKKENQQSEKFKVDPYPVIKDAMKNHKYLMIVFESEECQYCSKLNKEVLNQLDFKEKLIKNNIEVAIVNVYGNRKVIDPETKNEMEEKVLAYLYHVQGFPTTAIFDPTQNYKLLYKFTGYVPKDNFANLVDFIGSSCYKKIPFEKYLENNKKC
- a CDS encoding pyridoxal phosphate-dependent aminotransferase, giving the protein MELSNRIKKVKPSATLVITAKANQLKAQGIDVIGFGAGEPDFDTPDYVKEAAIKALKEGKTKYTPSAGIPQLREAVAQKLKEKNNIEYQPSEVVITPGAKMALYEIFAILLNPEDEVIVPAPYWVSYTEQIKLCDGTYKTPLTSEENEFVFTADLLKENISDKTKAVVINTPSNPTGAVIPKKELEKIAEVCLEKGIMIISDECYEEFAYDEPHFSIASLSKEVRDITFTVGAFSKSYSMTGWRLGWVAAPEKYTKAIASMQSQTVSNPTSFAQYGALEALKDNGKFPKMMREEFIKRRDYIVERLNNIEGIKCVKPQGAFYVFPNIKQYIKGNIKNDIDFAEYLLEEGKVAVVPGSAFGAEGYIRMSYATSMENIKEGLNRIEETLKKLR